In Pseudovibrio brasiliensis, the following are encoded in one genomic region:
- a CDS encoding recombinase family protein gives MLNLVHEFDAKDASLKVLEPEVTTAGDMGRMVITVLGIVADMELKFMRDRQRAGIEAAKQKGTYKGRQKSVDDDEIRRLAGEGIPKAQIARDLGVSRMTIYRALADGNPKTDAC, from the coding sequence GTGCTGAACCTTGTCCATGAGTTCGACGCAAAAGATGCCTCACTTAAGGTACTCGAGCCAGAAGTGACTACAGCAGGTGATATGGGCCGAATGGTCATCACTGTGCTTGGCATTGTGGCTGATATGGAACTCAAGTTCATGCGTGACCGACAACGGGCTGGCATAGAGGCGGCAAAGCAAAAAGGGACCTATAAGGGAAGGCAAAAATCCGTCGATGATGATGAAATTCGTCGCTTGGCTGGCGAGGGTATCCCTAAAGCCCAGATTGCCCGTGATCTCGGAGTGTCAAGGATGACCATCTATCGCGCACTAGCAGATGGCAATCCAAAGACCGATGCTTGTTGA